In Deltaproteobacteria bacterium, the following are encoded in one genomic region:
- a CDS encoding UbiA family prenyltransferase, translating into MTQTRTAGWLSTLASISRLHIVAIAALGTLTFGWIFTGARPWGLAAVVALDWFVVNLLNRVVDLEEDTTNRIVGTAFVARHKRGVLVVGLGAMALSFPLFHLLWPAITPWRIGYHLLGTAYNWPLLPWVGRIKTLYFWKNTASAVGFLITVFIYPLVVAADEGVALADGITWPIIGWTVAFFLLFELSYEVVYDLRDAEGDRAAGVHSYAAVHGERTAGTIANGLMLASVVVAVIGWTVGPLPWRIFIMVAAPLMQLFLVRRFRRAGLSSAHCIGLTWLGAGLLATYHLWVELGLPGVDL; encoded by the coding sequence ATGACGCAGACCCGCACCGCTGGCTGGCTCTCGACCCTCGCCTCGATCAGCCGCCTGCACATCGTCGCCATCGCCGCCCTGGGCACCCTGACCTTCGGCTGGATCTTCACCGGCGCCCGGCCCTGGGGGCTGGCGGCGGTGGTGGCCCTCGACTGGTTCGTCGTCAACCTGCTCAACCGCGTGGTCGATCTCGAGGAGGACACCACCAACCGGATCGTCGGCACCGCCTTCGTCGCCCGCCACAAGCGGGGCGTCCTCGTGGTCGGCCTCGGCGCGATGGCGCTCTCCTTCCCGCTCTTCCATCTGCTCTGGCCGGCCATCACGCCCTGGCGGATCGGCTACCACCTCCTCGGGACGGCCTACAACTGGCCGCTCCTGCCGTGGGTCGGCCGGATCAAGACCCTCTACTTCTGGAAGAACACCGCCTCGGCCGTCGGCTTCCTCATCACCGTCTTCATCTACCCGCTGGTGGTCGCCGCCGACGAGGGGGTCGCGCTCGCGGACGGGATCACCTGGCCGATCATCGGCTGGACCGTGGCCTTCTTCCTCCTCTTCGAGCTCTCCTACGAGGTGGTCTACGACCTGCGCGACGCCGAGGGGGATCGCGCCGCCGGGGTCCACTCCTACGCGGCCGTCCACGGGGAGCGGACGGCCGGCACCATCGCCAACGGCCTGATGCTGGCCTCGGTGGTCGTCGCCGTCATCGGCTGGACGGTCGGGCCGCTGCCCTGGCGTATCTTCATCATGGTGGCCGCGCCCCTGATGCAGCTCTTCCTGGTCCGCCGCTTCCGCCGCGCGGGCCTCAGCTCGGCGCACTGCATCGGCCTGACCTGGCTGGGGGCCGGGCTCCTCGCCACCTATCACCTCTGGGTCGAGCTCGGCCTGCCGGGGGTGGACCTCTGA
- a CDS encoding PDZ domain-containing protein: MTGWLTMVAALAPHSCPAPPPPAQARLVFAGQEQPPVRVKVVTVAPYARAREHKKVAEDPFVAYPEQRDRYEGCLPVRDMITPLGPRRWGVWPGTEGCPLIRDSGLAAHPRIVPSFVNGVAEGFKVFPGPDTLLGSAGFRPGDVILKVNGRSITSPDAALEVYQSLTLPVQVELRRRGEIITHTYERLD, from the coding sequence ATGACCGGCTGGCTGACGATGGTGGCCGCCCTGGCCCCGCACTCCTGCCCGGCCCCACCACCCCCGGCGCAGGCCCGGCTGGTCTTCGCCGGGCAGGAGCAGCCGCCGGTCCGGGTGAAGGTCGTCACCGTGGCGCCATACGCGAGAGCCAGGGAACACAAGAAGGTGGCCGAGGATCCCTTCGTCGCCTATCCCGAGCAACGCGATCGATACGAGGGCTGCCTTCCCGTGCGGGACATGATCACTCCCCTCGGTCCGCGACGGTGGGGCGTCTGGCCCGGAACAGAGGGATGCCCGCTCATCCGCGACTCGGGCCTCGCCGCCCACCCGAGGATCGTCCCCTCCTTCGTGAACGGCGTCGCCGAGGGCTTCAAGGTGTTTCCTGGTCCAGACACCCTCCTCGGCTCCGCCGGATTCCGGCCCGGTGACGTCATCCTGAAGGTGAACGGCCGCTCGATCACGAGCCCCGACGCCGCCCTCGAGGTCTACCAGTCGCTGACCCTCCCGGTGCAGGTCGAGCTGCGCCGCCGCGGCGAGATCATCACCCACACCTACGAGCGGCTCGACTGA
- a CDS encoding MFS transporter: MSQAPEPILTRPFLALVGAHFLQALGYASLLLLPLYLAHLGASRTEIGAIVAVSSVSGLVARPVVGWAIDTLGRRPTLTAGTLVMASGLWLIFGVQDLGATLVLSRLLTGAGEGALFTGYFAFAADLIPESRRSEGIAIFGISGLIPIVVGPIVDHAGIDAPDLRFFLPVVGFGVAGSLLFLWRVPEASSHHEREPFSVRGTLTALSARPLIPVWVAAALFSSLVALFTAFVTVVAEGRGIRNPATLWFAYAGAAALVRTIGARIPDRIGPTNIVVPAIASYLVAFLIAAGAWSGEAFVLAGALGGIGHGYGFPVLTTQVVDRTPVRLRGSSMALYTALFALAALVLTPVFGGIADRWDDATMFSFAAVVGTAVLALWVALEHRLLRGS, translated from the coding sequence GTGAGCCAGGCGCCCGAGCCCATCCTCACGCGGCCCTTCCTCGCGCTGGTCGGAGCTCACTTCCTCCAGGCGCTGGGCTACGCCTCGCTGCTCCTCCTGCCCCTCTACCTGGCCCACCTCGGCGCGAGCCGCACCGAGATCGGCGCCATCGTGGCGGTCTCCTCCGTCAGCGGTCTCGTCGCCCGGCCGGTGGTCGGCTGGGCCATCGACACCCTGGGCCGCCGCCCCACCCTCACCGCAGGCACCCTGGTGATGGCGAGCGGGCTGTGGTTGATCTTCGGCGTGCAGGACCTGGGCGCCACCCTCGTCCTCTCGCGGCTGCTCACCGGCGCGGGCGAGGGCGCCCTCTTCACCGGCTACTTCGCCTTCGCCGCCGACCTCATCCCCGAGTCCCGGCGCTCCGAGGGCATCGCCATCTTCGGCATCTCGGGCCTGATCCCGATCGTCGTGGGCCCCATCGTGGATCACGCCGGCATCGACGCCCCCGACCTGCGCTTCTTCCTGCCGGTGGTCGGCTTCGGCGTCGCCGGCTCCCTCCTCTTCCTCTGGCGGGTGCCCGAGGCCTCCTCTCATCACGAGCGCGAGCCCTTCTCGGTGCGCGGCACCCTCACCGCCCTCTCCGCGCGCCCGCTCATCCCGGTCTGGGTGGCGGCCGCCCTCTTCTCCAGCCTGGTGGCCCTCTTCACCGCCTTCGTCACCGTGGTCGCGGAGGGGCGCGGCATCCGGAACCCTGCCACCCTCTGGTTCGCCTACGCCGGCGCCGCGGCCCTGGTCCGCACGATCGGGGCCCGCATCCCGGACCGGATCGGCCCCACCAACATCGTGGTGCCGGCCATCGCCAGCTACCTCGTCGCCTTCCTGATCGCCGCGGGCGCCTGGAGCGGCGAGGCCTTCGTCCTGGCCGGCGCGCTGGGGGGCATCGGCCACGGCTACGGCTTCCCGGTCCTCACCACCCAGGTCGTCGATCGAACGCCCGTGCGGCTGAGGGGCAGCAGCATGGCCCTCTACACCGCGCTCTTCGCCCTGGCCGCCCTGGTGCTCACCCCCGTCTTCGGAGGCATCGCCGACCGCTGGGACGACGCGACGATGTTCTCCTTCGCGGCGGTGGTCGGGACGGCCGTGCTAGCGCTCTGGGTCGCCCTGGAGCACCGCCTGCTCAGGGGTTCATGA
- a CDS encoding NAD(P)-binding domain-containing protein: protein MNSSVAILGGGRLAQSVAAILNAAGADVRVWTRRKAARAGLAKKELGTVVETVADACLDAGLVIFAVPAGGFREVAAAFGEVARGDQIVLHATRGVEEGFVLPSRILREETCIRKVGVLGGPLHFKDLTSGRPIAAVMATRYDDAYASVRATVGGQNVHLHRSRDLIGVEVAGLVANISALAVGICDGLGLGDTARGVILTRGLVEASKLGGVLGATRDTFSGLAGVGDLIPRKVSSTHRHHKVGEALAAGQKLEDALGPIRGEVEGILAAQEATRLAGRRGLELPLIHAVDMLVHGEADPRAALDEILQLDLELG, encoded by the coding sequence ATGAACAGCTCGGTCGCCATCCTGGGCGGAGGCCGCCTGGCGCAGTCCGTCGCCGCCATCCTGAACGCCGCGGGCGCCGACGTCCGGGTCTGGACCCGCCGGAAGGCGGCGCGCGCCGGCCTGGCCAAGAAGGAGCTCGGCACGGTCGTCGAGACCGTCGCCGACGCCTGCCTCGACGCCGGCCTCGTGATCTTCGCCGTGCCGGCCGGAGGCTTCCGGGAGGTCGCCGCCGCCTTCGGTGAGGTGGCCCGGGGGGATCAGATCGTCCTCCACGCCACCCGGGGGGTCGAGGAGGGCTTCGTCCTCCCCTCCCGGATCCTGCGGGAGGAGACCTGCATCCGGAAGGTGGGCGTCCTCGGGGGCCCCCTCCACTTCAAGGACCTGACCTCGGGCCGCCCGATCGCCGCGGTGATGGCCACCCGCTACGACGACGCCTACGCCTCGGTGAGGGCCACGGTGGGCGGGCAGAACGTCCACCTGCACCGCTCGAGGGACCTCATCGGGGTGGAGGTGGCCGGGTTGGTCGCCAACATCTCCGCCCTCGCCGTGGGCATCTGCGACGGCCTGGGCCTGGGCGACACCGCCCGGGGCGTGATCCTGACCCGGGGGCTGGTCGAGGCCTCCAAGCTCGGCGGCGTGCTCGGCGCCACGCGCGACACCTTCTCCGGGCTCGCCGGGGTCGGCGACCTGATCCCCCGCAAGGTGAGCTCCACCCACCGGCACCACAAGGTGGGTGAGGCGCTGGCCGCCGGTCAGAAGCTCGAGGACGCGCTCGGGCCCATCCGGGGTGAGGTCGAGGGGATCCTCGCCGCGCAGGAGGCGACCCGCCTGGCCGGCCGGCGCGGGCTGGAGCTCCCCCTGATCCACGCGGTGGACATGCTCGTCCACGGCGAGGCCGATCCCCGGGCTGCCCTCGACGAGATCCTGCAGCTGGATCTCGAGCTGGGCTAG
- a CDS encoding 1-acyl-sn-glycerol-3-phosphate acyltransferase yields MRREDQERLLTELRSRIVAERVERSGRGQESLEEVLAESIYHERRRLKEERDGKLVRADKAFWSAIQSELPRSTEKRRRDMLGEIVSRYGEEICGNFDPRVYDVSTSILPPALGVLLNAVSPRRLLGGQAGFGLESTVVVQGEVEHLRSLQERGTVILCPTHVSNLDSPILGYAIYRMGLPPFVYGAGLNLFTNPMLSFFMHNLGAYTVDRKKRDPLYKDVLKSYAGLTLELGYNNLFFPGGTRARSGAIERRLKLGLLGTSVGAYVQNLKRGANQPRIFIVPATLSFQLVLEAETLIDDFLKEVGKSRYIITDDESAKPRRVWDFVSQLFSLHSKIYVTISRGLDPFGNDVTDEGISLDPRGREVDIARYVMVDGEPRIVPQRDAEYTHEAGLRIAEAFSRDNVIQSTHVTARAVFSLLRKANPDTDLIRLIRVGGKTDDLGMREVYTEVERLKDELVGLAARGGVRLGETVAGEDPTGIVADGLRHFAIYHKQPALKRRGDRIFATDRMLLFYYQNRLEGYRLDRTAGTRPALAEDHLHLGARA; encoded by the coding sequence ATGCGGAGGGAAGACCAGGAACGCCTGCTCACCGAGCTGCGGTCACGGATCGTCGCCGAGCGCGTCGAGCGCTCCGGCCGGGGCCAGGAGAGCCTCGAGGAGGTCCTCGCGGAGAGCATCTACCACGAGCGCCGGCGCCTGAAGGAGGAGCGGGACGGCAAGCTCGTCCGGGCGGACAAGGCCTTCTGGTCGGCGATCCAGAGCGAGCTGCCCCGCTCCACCGAGAAGCGGCGCCGGGACATGCTCGGTGAGATCGTCAGCCGCTACGGCGAGGAGATCTGCGGCAACTTCGATCCGAGGGTCTACGACGTCTCGACCTCGATTCTGCCGCCCGCCCTCGGCGTGCTGCTCAACGCCGTCTCCCCTCGCCGCCTCCTCGGCGGGCAGGCGGGCTTCGGCCTGGAGTCGACGGTGGTGGTGCAGGGGGAGGTCGAGCACCTGCGCTCCCTCCAGGAGAGGGGCACCGTCATCCTCTGCCCCACCCACGTCTCCAACCTCGACAGCCCCATCCTGGGCTACGCCATCTACCGCATGGGCCTGCCCCCCTTCGTCTACGGCGCGGGGCTCAACCTCTTCACCAACCCCATGCTCTCCTTCTTCATGCACAACCTCGGCGCCTACACCGTCGATCGGAAGAAGCGGGATCCGCTCTACAAGGACGTCCTGAAGAGCTACGCCGGCCTCACCCTCGAGCTCGGCTACAACAACCTCTTCTTCCCGGGCGGCACCCGCGCCCGCTCCGGCGCCATCGAGCGCCGGCTGAAGCTGGGCCTGCTGGGCACCAGCGTCGGCGCCTACGTCCAGAACCTCAAGCGCGGCGCCAACCAGCCGCGCATCTTCATCGTGCCGGCCACCCTCTCCTTCCAGCTGGTGCTGGAGGCCGAGACCCTCATCGACGACTTCCTCAAGGAGGTCGGCAAGTCGCGCTACATCATCACCGACGACGAGTCGGCGAAGCCGCGCCGGGTCTGGGACTTCGTCTCCCAGCTCTTCTCGCTGCACTCGAAGATCTACGTGACCATCAGCCGGGGCCTGGATCCCTTCGGCAACGACGTCACGGACGAGGGGATCAGCCTCGACCCCCGCGGCCGGGAGGTCGACATCGCCCGCTACGTGATGGTGGACGGCGAGCCCAGGATCGTCCCGCAGCGCGACGCCGAGTACACCCACGAGGCCGGACTGCGGATCGCCGAGGCCTTCTCCCGGGACAACGTCATCCAGAGCACCCACGTCACGGCGCGGGCGGTCTTCTCGCTCCTGCGCAAGGCCAACCCCGACACCGACCTCATCCGGCTGATCCGGGTGGGCGGCAAGACCGACGACCTGGGGATGCGCGAGGTCTACACCGAGGTCGAGCGCCTCAAGGACGAGCTGGTGGGCCTGGCGGCGCGCGGCGGGGTCCGCCTGGGCGAGACGGTCGCCGGTGAGGACCCCACGGGGATCGTCGCCGACGGCCTGCGGCACTTCGCCATCTACCACAAGCAGCCGGCCCTCAAGCGGCGGGGGGACCGCATCTTCGCGACCGACCGGATGCTGCTCTTCTATTACCAGAACCGCCTGGAGGGTTACCGGCTCGACCGCACCGCGGGCACCCGTCCGGCGCTCGCCGAGGATCACCTCCACCTGGGAGCACGCGCATGA
- a CDS encoding FHA domain-containing protein, giving the protein MRLQLPAIEREDLGTDPAVAVARIAEVLSAGAGVPGYLQVDSSRHNRLLMIHQGKIFGAGQAESGRFAPLSLAAFFAGLEPGQAFTFCQTDLPLFLCIAVLFRKAPAAQIPSGLVDSASLLDSVRQMGKDAVLVVRRQETRSLVFCHEGEPVALYPGPEAGFPAEGSVADRIIEYVYAGTARPDVTLDLYDEIRIQPSADGGRPLDEYVAAGAEAGDDGREPSLVVLLGGRVVFRYPVFLDTFRIGRGGENDLPLDNLSVSRQHAVVRRKGDNLIFEDQGSENGLRVGDNRVSHVELRPGDDLEIGKYTLLYRIFEEGEAELPAVVPAKKGGGGGEETVALGSETRAELEWDGKRHKMSGFIFSIGSGSLADLRIPGFFVAPVHARVMREADGGFRLDHVKGRRAVRVNGEKITRHSLKDGDVIAIGKVELTFVLP; this is encoded by the coding sequence ATGCGATTGCAGCTCCCGGCGATCGAGCGCGAAGACCTCGGAACGGATCCCGCCGTCGCGGTGGCGCGGATCGCTGAGGTCCTGAGCGCGGGCGCCGGCGTCCCGGGTTACCTGCAGGTCGACTCCTCCCGGCACAACCGCCTGCTGATGATCCACCAGGGGAAGATCTTCGGCGCCGGCCAGGCCGAGTCCGGCCGCTTCGCCCCGCTCTCCCTGGCGGCCTTCTTCGCCGGCCTGGAGCCCGGGCAGGCGTTCACCTTCTGCCAGACCGACCTGCCCCTCTTCCTCTGCATCGCGGTGCTCTTCCGCAAGGCGCCGGCCGCCCAGATCCCCAGCGGGCTGGTCGACTCAGCCTCGCTCCTGGACTCGGTGCGGCAGATGGGCAAGGACGCGGTCCTGGTGGTGCGCCGCCAGGAGACCCGCTCCCTGGTCTTCTGCCACGAGGGGGAGCCCGTCGCCCTCTACCCGGGGCCGGAGGCGGGCTTCCCGGCCGAGGGCAGCGTCGCCGACCGGATCATCGAGTACGTCTACGCCGGCACGGCGCGGCCCGACGTCACCCTCGACCTCTACGACGAGATCCGGATCCAGCCCTCCGCCGACGGGGGCCGGCCCCTCGACGAGTACGTCGCCGCCGGGGCCGAGGCGGGCGACGACGGCCGCGAGCCCTCGCTGGTGGTGCTGCTCGGGGGGCGGGTGGTCTTCCGCTACCCCGTCTTCCTGGACACCTTCCGCATCGGACGCGGCGGGGAGAACGACCTGCCGCTGGACAACCTCTCGGTCTCCCGCCAGCACGCCGTGGTGCGGCGCAAGGGCGACAACCTGATCTTCGAGGATCAGGGCAGCGAGAACGGCCTGCGGGTGGGGGACAACCGGGTCTCCCACGTCGAGCTGCGCCCCGGAGACGACCTCGAGATCGGGAAGTACACGCTGCTCTACCGGATCTTCGAGGAGGGCGAGGCCGAGCTGCCGGCGGTCGTGCCGGCGAAGAAGGGCGGCGGGGGCGGCGAGGAGACCGTGGCCCTCGGCAGCGAGACCCGGGCCGAGCTCGAGTGGGACGGGAAGCGCCACAAGATGAGCGGCTTCATCTTCAGCATCGGCTCGGGCTCCCTGGCCGATCTGCGCATCCCGGGCTTCTTCGTCGCGCCGGTCCACGCTCGCGTGATGCGGGAGGCCGACGGTGGTTTCCGCCTCGATCACGTGAAGGGCCGCCGTGCGGTGCGGGTCAACGGGGAGAAGATCACCCGCCACAGCCTGAAGGACGGCGACGTGATCGCCATCGGCAAGGTGGAGCTGACCTTCGTCCTGCCCTGA
- a CDS encoding SAM-dependent methyltransferase: MARGSKGPARKAVQGKAVAAELDPGQSKALLQSLHLLDRNGNLQADTRRKLKQVNHLIRLLAPALEDAFERHEEPLFLDAGAGNVYLGFVLYELYFQPRGRGRVLAVEPRPELVAQARERAAKLGFERLEVQEGTLAEVELPERLHLVGALHACDTATDEALLRALAARADHVALVPCCQAEVARQLGELAKEEASPLFARPLHRREFGAHLTNVIRSLVLEARGYKVTVTELTGWEHSLKNELILARRIHDRNPGARRRLEALLEQYPVRPAALAALEPQTAG; the protein is encoded by the coding sequence ATGGCGAGAGGCTCGAAGGGACCCGCCCGCAAGGCGGTGCAAGGCAAGGCGGTCGCCGCCGAGCTCGATCCCGGGCAGAGCAAGGCGCTCCTCCAGAGCCTCCATCTCCTCGATCGCAACGGGAACCTCCAGGCGGACACCCGGCGCAAGCTCAAGCAGGTCAACCACCTGATCCGCCTCCTGGCGCCGGCCCTCGAGGACGCCTTCGAGCGCCACGAGGAGCCCCTCTTCCTCGACGCCGGCGCCGGCAACGTCTACCTGGGCTTCGTCCTCTACGAGCTCTACTTCCAGCCCCGGGGGCGGGGGCGGGTGCTCGCGGTGGAGCCGCGGCCCGAGCTGGTCGCGCAGGCCCGGGAGCGCGCGGCGAAGCTGGGCTTCGAGCGCCTGGAAGTCCAGGAGGGCACCCTGGCCGAGGTCGAGCTCCCCGAGCGGCTCCACCTGGTCGGCGCCCTCCACGCCTGTGACACCGCCACCGACGAGGCCCTCCTGCGGGCGCTCGCGGCCCGGGCGGATCACGTCGCGCTGGTGCCCTGCTGTCAGGCCGAGGTCGCCCGCCAGCTGGGCGAGCTGGCCAAGGAGGAGGCCTCGCCCCTCTTCGCCCGCCCCCTCCACCGCCGGGAGTTCGGCGCGCACCTCACCAACGTGATCCGCTCGCTGGTGCTCGAGGCGCGGGGCTACAAGGTGACGGTGACCGAGCTCACCGGCTGGGAGCACTCCCTGAAGAACGAGCTGATCCTGGCGCGGCGGATCCACGATCGGAACCCGGGCGCCCGCCGGCGCCTCGAGGCCCTCCTCGAGCAGTACCCGGTGCGGCCCGCGGCGCTGGCCGCCCTCGAGCCCCAGACCGCGGGATGA
- a CDS encoding Glu/Leu/Phe/Val dehydrogenase dimerization domain-containing protein has translation MSERLPWPGPAAEVHAVRDEASGLEAWIVLDDLTLGPAAGGIRTRGYATADAARDEAAALARMMTLKCALAGLPAGGGKGVVRLPASAAGWRREEAFEALGRFVESLEGRFRTAGDLGTGPEDLQAMARRTRWVHPEEGALAAASGRSARRCFEAIAARWGASSLEGISILVQGCGAIGGAVARAASEAGARVEVCDLEEGRAAALAADCGASVVPLAGALEREVDILSPCAVGGVIDAALAGRLRARALCGGANGILAEAEADRVLLRRGILHVPDALASAGAVVEGLGRSLMGRSDTSDLVDRLGSVAAEILEASATEGRPAGEVAIARARDRLSVAARN, from the coding sequence ATGAGCGAGCGCCTCCCCTGGCCCGGGCCGGCGGCCGAGGTGCACGCGGTGCGTGACGAGGCGAGCGGCCTCGAGGCCTGGATCGTCCTGGACGATCTCACCCTCGGCCCGGCGGCCGGCGGGATCCGTACGCGCGGCTACGCGACGGCCGATGCAGCCCGCGACGAGGCCGCGGCCCTGGCGCGGATGATGACCCTCAAGTGCGCCCTGGCCGGCCTGCCCGCCGGGGGCGGCAAGGGGGTGGTGCGCCTCCCGGCCAGCGCGGCGGGCTGGCGGCGCGAGGAGGCCTTCGAGGCCCTGGGCCGCTTCGTCGAGTCGCTGGAGGGCCGCTTTCGCACCGCGGGCGATCTGGGTACGGGCCCGGAGGACCTGCAGGCGATGGCGCGGCGCACCCGCTGGGTGCATCCCGAGGAGGGGGCCCTGGCGGCGGCCAGCGGCCGCAGCGCCCGCCGCTGCTTCGAGGCCATCGCGGCCCGGTGGGGCGCCTCCTCCCTCGAGGGGATCTCGATCCTCGTCCAGGGCTGCGGCGCCATCGGTGGCGCCGTCGCTCGCGCCGCGAGCGAGGCCGGCGCGCGGGTGGAGGTCTGCGATCTCGAGGAGGGGAGGGCGGCAGCCCTCGCCGCCGACTGCGGGGCCAGCGTCGTGCCCCTCGCCGGCGCCCTGGAGCGAGAGGTCGACATCCTCTCCCCCTGCGCGGTGGGCGGGGTGATCGACGCGGCGCTCGCCGGCCGCCTGCGGGCGCGGGCCCTCTGCGGGGGCGCCAACGGCATCCTGGCCGAGGCCGAGGCCGATCGGGTGCTGCTGCGGCGGGGCATCCTCCACGTGCCGGACGCCCTCGCCTCGGCCGGCGCGGTGGTGGAGGGCCTGGGGCGCTCTCTGATGGGCCGGTCGGACACCTCCGACCTCGTCGATCGCCTCGGGAGCGTGGCGGCCGAGATCCTGGAGGCCTCGGCCACCGAGGGGCGGCCCGCGGGCGAGGTCGCCATCGCGCGGGCTCGCGACCGGCTCTCGGTCGCCGCCCGGAATTGA
- a CDS encoding sigma factor-like helix-turn-helix DNA-binding protein: MKPSPQRIHRLRRGRTVTVRELRRLLRASRKAPDPAVIVSGPPRPRSRGECREEPRPCPWISCRYHLYLDVSPRTGSLRLNFPDLEVWELEETCALDVAERGGTTLDRVGRLLDLTRERVRQLERLALVRLGRAWASRTGEEEEEEEAVL, encoded by the coding sequence ATGAAGCCAAGCCCGCAGCGGATCCACCGTCTCCGCCGGGGACGGACCGTCACCGTCCGGGAGCTCCGCCGGCTCCTGCGAGCCTCCCGCAAGGCGCCGGACCCGGCGGTGATCGTCTCCGGGCCTCCCCGCCCCCGGAGCCGGGGGGAGTGCCGGGAGGAGCCGCGGCCCTGCCCCTGGATCTCCTGCCGCTATCACCTCTACCTCGACGTCAGCCCCCGCACCGGATCGCTGCGGCTGAACTTCCCCGACCTCGAGGTCTGGGAGCTGGAGGAGACCTGCGCCCTCGACGTGGCCGAGCGCGGCGGCACGACCCTCGATCGGGTGGGCCGCCTCCTCGATCTCACCCGGGAGCGGGTCCGCCAGCTCGAGCGGCTCGCCCTCGTCCGGCTGGGCCGGGCCTGGGCGAGCCGCACCGGGGAGGAGGAGGAGGAGGAGGAGGCGGTGCTCTAG